Proteins from one Gemmatimonadota bacterium genomic window:
- a CDS encoding diadenylate cyclase, producing MILLVANSGVSHDDVHRLNVTCQVLIVTRKKHFLSGVEEKGVKRLTYDYRSSDGTHFEQLRQCVIRGLESGHIRRDARLVCLSPMLASQGVDAITVMDTSTGFDIYDPAKISAIAGDLPLKVVKTTLDLAINIGKEGREGEAVGTLFVIGDSKRVLHHSRSMTFDPFRGYSDKEKNICNPDVHEGVKEVSLMDGAFIIREDGVILSGGRYISASVRGLTLPKGLGARHVAAAAITKTTRAIALAISKSTGTVRVFKQGKIVLQINTHRRHIEQDQR from the coding sequence ATGATCCTGCTCGTGGCCAATTCCGGCGTGAGCCACGACGATGTTCACAGGCTGAACGTCACCTGTCAGGTCCTGATTGTTACGCGAAAAAAACACTTTTTAAGCGGTGTGGAAGAAAAGGGTGTAAAGCGTTTAACTTATGATTATCGCAGCAGTGATGGCACGCACTTCGAACAATTGCGACAATGTGTTATCAGGGGCCTGGAAAGTGGACATATTCGCCGAGATGCGCGATTGGTATGCCTGAGTCCCATGCTGGCCTCACAGGGTGTGGATGCGATAACGGTGATGGATACCAGTACTGGGTTTGATATATACGATCCAGCGAAAATTTCGGCCATAGCGGGCGATTTACCACTCAAAGTTGTCAAAACCACGCTCGATCTCGCTATCAATATTGGTAAAGAAGGGCGCGAAGGCGAAGCGGTCGGCACCTTATTTGTCATTGGCGATTCCAAACGGGTTTTGCACCATTCGCGATCCATGACATTTGATCCTTTTCGCGGATATTCCGACAAAGAAAAAAATATCTGCAATCCCGATGTTCACGAAGGTGTCAAAGAAGTATCGCTGATGGATGGCGCATTTATCATTCGAGAAGATGGGGTTATCCTATCTGGAGGGCGCTATATTTCAGCGAGTGTGCGCGGTCTCACTTTACCCAAGGGTTTGGGGGCACGTCATGTGGCGGCGGCGGCGATTACCAAAACCACCCGAGCCATCGCCCTGGCGATTTCAAAGTCAACCGGAACAGTTCGCGTATTTAAGCAGGGCAAAATCGTCTTACAAATTAACACGCACCGGCGACACATTGAGCAAGACCAGCGGTGA